A genomic segment from Muntiacus reevesi chromosome 15, mMunRee1.1, whole genome shotgun sequence encodes:
- the MAP1A gene encoding microtubule-associated protein 1A isoform X1 — METEAGPGQPRGVAMETSPGLGLRSPGSPPTQNPAEPLREAGAVVAAARWDLRKHSLLIVIGDIATESQLRAVRTHLEQGILSWNIDLSSIDLNQQLRLFITRHLAHFSSEVKGQRTLCHQSEILETIILVNPSADSISSEVHHLLSSPSAHKLLILSGQSLEPGGDLILQSGTYSYQNFAQVLHNPEIAQLLSNRDPGIQAFLTVSCLGEGDWSHLGLAGSQETLHLRLNPEPTLPTMDGVAEFSEYVSETVDVPSPFDLLEPPTSGGFLKLSKPCCYIFPGGRGDSALFAVNGFNILVDGGSDRKSCFWKLVRHLDRIDSVLLTHIGADNLPGINGLLQRKVAELEEEQSQGSSSYSDWVKNLISPELGVVFFNVPDKLRLPDASRKAKRSIEEACLTLQHLNRLGIQAEPLYRVVSNTIEPLTLFHKMGVGRLDMYVLNPVKDSKEMQFLMQKWAGNSKAKTGIVLANGKEAEISVPYLTSITALVVWLPANPTEKIVRVLFPGNAPQNKILEGLEKLRHLDFLRYPVATQKDLATGAVPANLKPSKIKQRADSKESLKATTKTPVGKLAKREEVAEEGAKEARSELAKELAKTEKKAKESSEKPPEKPAKPERVKTESSEALKAEKRKLIKDKVGKKHPKEKISKLEEKKDKEKKEIKKERKELKKDEGRKEEKKDAKKEEKKKDAKPEVKKISKPDLKPFTPEVRKTLYKAKAPGRVKTDKSRATRGDKELSSEPRTPPAQKGAAPLPARELALSSPEDLTQDFEELKREERELLTEQRDARLGEKPLPPDTAEEGLPSTAAQVAPPFVPGPEAEAPVVKEKEVVPDVPEERGSKDRGPDSGAETEEEKDTWEEKKPKEAEGVPDGTEAREESEPEVKEDVIEKAELEEMEELPPSDEEEEEETKAEGFYQKHMQEALKVTPRGKEALGGREPGLQGKAPEKETSSFLSSLATPAGATEHVSYIQDETIPGYSETEQTISDEEIHDEPEERAAPPRFPTGTYDLPGPEGPSPFEASQPADSAVPATASKAYGAPETELTYPPNMVAAPLAEEEHVSSATSITECDKLSSFATSVAEDQSVASLTAPQTEETGKSSLLLDTVTSIPSSRTEATQGLDYVPSAGTISPTSSLEEDKGFKSPPYDDFSVTGESEKRGEMVGRGLSGERAVEEEEEEETANVQMSEKLHGQYGPPMFAAPGHALHPGEPALGEAEERCLSPDDSTVKMASPPPSGPPSATHTPFHQSPVEEKSEPQDFQEADSWGDTKSIPGVGKEVAKEEAAKPGPDEGALEEEGKAPPPTSPQAQEVPTSLAGGQPSCTIQLLPEQDKAIVLEAVEAGEPAGPVPETEALPGDFRTSLQELGEPQKEEVLQIPDRGLSPEEAESLSVRSVVSPDTAKKQDATPRSPCGLMEQRLHTDLWPQGSPEDTRSLSLSEESPSKETSLDISSKQLSPESLGTLQFGELSLGKEEKGPLMQAEDAACHLAPVSIPEARAATVSPPTDGTSGYSARADITDESPDGKLPASSFSPTALLGDGRRSPGVITSLGEHILTPDSSLTKSPESLPSPAMEDIVMEWEGKAPKLKDRPPEQKEKGPEPTDEVLQQQDKTLEQRDTVMEQRDTAICRKDEILEEKDKAGEPQDQAVKQKGRDSEYRETALEQKDQAPEGKEKDLEPKDRGSEHRDIAPEQKDQALEGKDKDLEPKDRDSEHRETALEQKDQVLEGKDKDLEPEDRGLEHRDTALGQKDQAPEGKDKDLEPKDRDLETKDEAPEQEDKVPEEKDKILEQKIRDLEHKDTVPEDTVPALKGKALEQKDEASEQDKAPEEKDKAQKDQAPEQKDQDLAQKYWALEQKAEALEQTIKAAEQKDKFLEEKDKTQEQESPVQEDKTMAPKEKILEEKSPEKVKAVEQKEEAVLEKSKALGLEESPVQEDKAREQEEKYRKEQDVVQEWRETSPSSSEPAAEQKEPVRTWEDTSPEQEDTYWRGREDVVLGQDAYWQELSCERKVWFPHELGGPGARPRYTEERESTFLDEGPDDEQEVPPLEHTPQSPWASDFKGFQEPAPQKGLEVERWLAESPVGLPPEEEDKLTRSPFEIISPPASPPEMAGQRVLPAPGQESPIPDPKLLPPVRDEPTTRSWLADIPPWVPKDRPLPPAPLSPAPAPPTPAPEPHTPAPFSWGTAEEEGVVAAVQEGAAELEGGPYSPLGKDYRKAEGEREEEAGVPDHSPRSSQVPKASESHASEEPEQTEPEQREPTPYPDERSFQYADIYEQMMLTGLGPACPTREPPLGAAGDWPPHISTKEEAAGRDTPAEKELSSPVSPHRLQFDTPAFSYAALAGPTVPPRQEPEPEPGMDPSLTPPAVPPRAPIPQSQSPSPPLNGHILSCSPDRRTPSPKEPGRGPWDDSPSDSELEKGAREQPEKEAQSPSPPYPTPAGPSALWPESEARTSPSSDSHLGPARPSLDFPASAFGFSSLQPAPPQLPSPAEPRSAPCGSLAFSGDRALALAPGPPTRARHDEYLEVTKAPSLDSSLPQLPSPGSPGAPLLSSLPRPASPALSEGSSSEATTPVISSVAERFPPCLGAAEPGSGELVPGMEAAAHDLWDLAPLSPAPPASLDLAPAPAPSLPGDMDDGTLPCRLECSGAAAKKPSPSQGPSGDGATNGPTETSPKPPGPAPAEAEACPAWERGAWPEGAERSPRPDTLLSPEQPPCPGAAPGDQPRSSSPETEAGPQGCAAEPRAHRGELSPSFLNPPLPRSTDDSDPSTEEARLVGRGGRRRAGAPGATGGPCPMADETPPTSASDSGSSQSDSDVPPETEECPSITAEAALDSDEDGDFLPVDKAGGVSGTHHPRPGHDPPPLPQPDPRPAPPRPDVCMADPEGLSSESGRVERLREKEKAQGRAGRRAPGRAKPASPARRLDLRGKRSPTPGKGTTDRASRVPPRPRSTPSQVTPAEEKDGHSPMSKGLVNGLKAGPTALGSKGGSGAPVYVDLAYIPNHCSGKTADLDFFRRVRASYYVVSGNDPANGEPSRAVLDALLEGKAQWGENLQVTLIPTHDTEVTREWYQQTHEQQQQLNVLVLASSSTVVMQDESFPACKIEF, encoded by the exons ATGGAGACCGAGGCTGGGCCCGGGCAGCCTCGCGGCGTTGCCATGGAGACAAGTCCCGGGCTAGGGCTCCGCAGCCCCGGCTCTCCGCCGACTCAGAACCCCGCGGAGCCGCTGCGCGAGGCCGGAGCCGTGGTGGCGGCGGCACGCTGGGACCTAAGGAAGCACTCTTTGCTCATCGTGATCGGCGATATCGCTACAGAGAGTCAGCTGAGGGCCGTTCGGACCCACCTTGAACAAG gCATTCTCTCCTGGAACATTGATTTATCATCCATTGACTTGAACCAACAATTGAGACTCTTCATTACCCGGCACCTAGCTCACTTCTCTTCAGAGGTTAAAG GCCAGAGGACCCTCTGCCACCAGAGTGAGATCCTAGAGACCATCATCCTCGTAAACCCCAGTGCCGACAGCATCAGCTCTGAG GTTCACCACCTCCTCAGCAGCCCATCAGCTCACAAACTGCTGATCTTGAGTGGGCAGAGTTTAGAGCCTGGGGGAGACCTCATCCTACAGAGTGGCACTTACTCCTATCAAAACTTTGCCCAGGTCCTTCACAACCCAGAG ATTGCCCAACTGCTCAGCAACAGAGACCCTGGGATCCAGGCTTTCCTCACCGTGTCCTGCTTGGGGGAGGGCGACTGGAGCCACCTGGGGCTAGCTGGTTCCCAGGAGACCCTGCACCTCCGGCTAAACCCTGAGCCCACACTGCCCACCATGGACGGCGTGGCTGAATTCTCCGAGTACGTCTCTGAGACCGTGGACGTGCCGTCCCCCTTCGACCTACTGGAGCCCCCTACCTCAGGGGGCTTCCTTAAGCTCTCCAAGCCTTGCTGCTACATCTTCCCTGGCGGCCGCGGGGACTCGGCCCTCTTTGCCGTGAATGGTTTCAACATCCTGGTGGACGGTGGCTCTGACCGCAAGTCCTGCTTCTGGAAGCTGGTGCGGCACCTGGACCGTATCGACTCGGTGCTGCTCACCCACATCGGGGCTGACAACCTGCCAGGCATCAATGGGCTTCTGCAGCGCAAAGTGGCAGAACTGGAGGAGGAGCAGTCCCAGGGCTCCAGCAGCTACAGCGACTGGGTGAAGAACCTCATCTCCCCCGAGCTGGGGGTTGTCTTCTTCAACGTGCCCGATAAGCTGCGGCTGCCGGATGCCTCGCGGAAGGCCAAGCGCAGCATTGAGGAGGCCTGCCTCACTCTGCAGCACTTAAACCGCCTGGGCATCCAGGCCGAGCCGCTCTACCGCGTGGTCAGCAACACCATAGAGCCTCTCACCCTCTTCCACAAGATGGGTGTGGGCCGCCTGGACATGTACGTCCTCAACCCTGtcaaggacagcaaggagatgcagTTCCTCATGCAAAAGTGGGCGGGCAACAGTAAAGCCAAGACGGGCATCGTGCTGGCTAACGGGAAGGAGGCTGAGATCTCGGTGCCGTACCTGACCTCTATCACAGCTCTGGTGGTCTGGTTGCCAGCCAACCCCACTGAGAAGATCGTGCGCGTCCTTTTCCCAGGGAATGCCCCCCAGAACAAGATCTTGGAGGGCCTGGAAAAGCTTCGACACCTGGACTTCCTGCGCTACCCTGTGGCCACACAGAAGGACCTGGCCACTGGGGCTGTGCCTGCCAACCTCAAACCCAGCAAAATCAAACAGCGGGCTGACAGCAAAGAGAGCCTCAAGGCCACGACCAAGACACCCGTGGGAAAACTGGCCAAACGGGAGGAGGTGGCCGAAGAGGGAGCCAAGGAGGCTCGCTCAGAACTGGCCAAAGAGTTAGCCAAGACCGAAAAGAAGGCAAAAGAGTCGTCTGAGAAGCCCCCGGAGAAGCCCGCCAAGCCTGAGAGGGTGAAGACAGAGTCAAGCGAGGCACTGAAGGCAGAGAAGCGAAAGCTAATCAAAGACAAAGTGGGGAAGAAGCACCCGAAAGAAAAGATATCAAagctggaagagaaaaaagacaaagagaaaaaggagatcaaaaaggagaggaaggagctcaagaaggatgaaggaaggaaggaggagaagaaggatgccaagaaggaggagaagaagaaagacgCCAAGCCTGAGGTCAAAAAGATTTCCAAGCCAGACCTGAAGCCCTTTACCCCGGAGGTGCGGAAGACCCTCTACAAAGCCAAGGCCCCCGGCAGAGTCAAGACGGACAAGAGCCGGGCTACCCGTGGCGACAAGGAGCTGTCCTCTGAGCCCCGGACACCCCCGGCCCAGAAGGGGGCCGCACCCCTCCCAGCAAGGGAGCTGGCCTTGTCTTCACCAGAGGACCTCACACAGGACTTTGAGGAGTTGAAACGTGAGGAGAGGGAGTTGCTGACCGAACAAAGGGACGCAAGACTAGGCGAGAAACCGCTCCCCCCGGACACTGCCGAGGAGGGACTCCCGAGCACAGCGGCCCAGGTGGCACCACCCTTTGTCCCTGGGCCGGAAGCAGAAGCGCCTGTGGTGAAGGAGAAAGAGGTTGTCCCAGACGTCCCTGAGGAACGAGGCAGCAAGGACAGAGGCCCGGACTCTGGGgcagaaacagaggaagagaaagatacCTGGGAGGAAAAGAAGCCAAAGGAAGCCGAGGGTGTCCCTGACGGAACAGAAGCCCGAGAGGAAAGTGAACCTGAGGTAAAGGAAGATGTGATAGAGAAGGCCGAGTTAGAGGAGATGGAGGAGCTGCCCCCTTCcgatgaggaggaagaggaggagacaaAGGCGGAGGGTTTTTACCAAAAGCACATGCAAGAAGCCTTGAAGGTGACGCCCAGGGGCAAGGAGGCTCTCGGTGGCCGGGAACCGGGACTCCAAGGCAAGGCCCCAGAGAAGGAGACCTCGTCATTCCTGAGCAGCCTGGCCACCCCGGCAGGAGCCACCGAGCACGTGTCTTACATCCAGGACGAGACGATCCCTGGCTACTCCGAGACCGAGCAGACCATCTCGGATGAAGAGATCCACGACGAGCCCGAGGAGCGCGCGGCCCCACCTAGGTTTCCGACAGGAACCTATGACCTCCCTGGGCCTGAAGGTCCCAGCCCCTTTGAGGCCAGCCAGCCTGCTGACAGCGCTGTTCCCGCCACCGCCAGCAAGGCCTACGGAGCACCTGAGACGGAACTCACCTACCCCCCCAACATGGTGGCCGCCCCTCTGGCGGAAGAGGAGCACGTGTCCTCGGCCACCTCGATCACCGAGTGTGACAAGCTCTCTTCCTTTGCCACGTCCGTGGCCGAGGACCAGTCCGTGGCTTCACTCAcagccccacagacagaggagacgggCAAGAGCTCCCTGCTGCTTGACACAGTCACAAGCATCCCCTCATCCCGCACTGAAGCCACTCAAGGCCTGGACTACGTGCCATCGGCTGGCACCATCTCACCCACCTCCTCACTGGAAGAAGACAAAGGCTTCAAGTCACCACCCTATGACGACTTCTCTGTGACCGGGGAgtcagagaagagaggagagatggTAGGGAGAGGCTTGTCTGGAGAGAGGGctgtggaggaggaagaggaggaggagaccgCCAACGTACAGATGTCGGAGAAACTGCATGGTCAGTATGGACCCCCGATGTTTGCCGCCCCTGGGCACGCCCTTCACCCAGGGGAACCAGCCCTTGGAGAGGCGGAGGAGCGCTGCCTCAGCCCGGATGACAGCACAGTGAAGATGGCCTCTCCGCCACCGTCTGGCCCACCCAGTGCCACCCACACGCCCTTTCATCAGTCCCCAGTGGAGGAAAAGTCTGAGCCCCAAGACTTTCAGGAAGCAGACTCCTGGGGAGATACTAAGAGTATACCAGGTGTGGGCAAGGAAGTTGCGAAAGAGGAGGCCGCCAAGCCAGGGCCTGACGAGGGCgcactggaggaggaagggaaggcgcCTCCTCCCACGAGCCCCCAGGCCCAGGAGGTACCCACCAGCCTAGCTGGGGGACAGCCCAGCTGCACCATCCAGCTGCTGCCAGAACAGGACAAAGCCATCGTCCTCGAGGCTGTGGAGGCAGGAGAGCCCGCAGGCCCGGTTCCAGAAACAGAAGCCCTACCCGGAGACTTCAGAACCTCACTACAAGAACTTGGAGAACCTCAGAAAGAGGAGGTGCTCCAAATTCCTGACCGAGGCCTCTCCCCTGAAGAGGCAGAGTCCCTCTCTGTCCGCAGCGTGGTCTCCCCAGACACTGCCAAAAAGCAAGACGCCACCCCGAGGTCTCCCTGTGGCCTGATGGAGCAGCGCCTCCACACAGACCTATGGCCGCAGGGATCTCCAGAAGACACCCGGTCACTGTCTCTCTCAGAGGAGAGTCCCAGCAAGGAGACCTCACTAGACATCTCTTCCAAGCAGCTGTCTCCAGAAAGCCTTGGCACCCTCCAGTTTGGGGAACTAAgccttggaaaggaagaaaaagggccTCTGATGCAGGCTGAGGACGCCGCTTGCCACCTAGCCCCTGTGTCTATTCCAGAAGCCCGGGCAGCCACAGTGTCGCCTCCCACAGATGGGACCAGTGGATACTCCGCACGGGCAGACATCACAGATGAGAGCCCTGATGGAAAATTGCCCGCCAGTTCCTTCTCTCCCACTGCGCTGCTAGGAGATGGGAGGCGCTCACCTGGAGTGATCACAAGCCTGGGTGAACACATTCTCACACCTGATAGCTCCCTCACTAAGAGCCCTGAGTCCTTGCCAAGCCCTGCCATGGAGGATATCGTCATGGAGTGGGAAGGCAAAGCTCCAAAGTTGAAAGACAGACCCccagagcagaaggagaagggacccGAGCCCACAGATGAAGTCCTTCAGCAGCAGGACAAAACTCTGGAGCAGAGGGACACTGTAATGGAGCAGAGGGACACAGCCATCTGTCGGAAAGATGAGATTCTGGAAGAGAAGGATAAGGCTGGGGAGCCACAGGATCAGGCTGTGAAACAAAAAGGCAGAGACTCAGAATACAGGGAAACAGCCCTGGAACAGAAGGACCAAgccccagaaggaaaagaaaaagacttagaACCTAAAGACAGAGGCTCAGAACACAGGGACATAGCCCCGGAACAGAAGGACCAGGCCCTGGAAGGAAAAGACAAAGATTTAGAGCCTAAAGACAGAGACTCGGAGCACAGGGAAACAGCCCTGGAACAGAAGGACCAGGTCCTGGAAGGAAAAGACAAAGATTTAGAGCCTGAAGACAGAGGCTTAGAACACAGGGACACAGCCCTGGGACAGAAGGACCAGGCCCCGGAAGGAAAAGACAAAGACTTAGAACCTAAAGACAGAGACTTAGAAACAAAAGACGAGGCCCCAGAACAGGAGGACAAGGTCccagaagagaaagataaaatctTAGAACAAAAAATCAGAGACTTGGAACATAAAGACACAGTTCCAGAAGACACAGTCCCTGCACTGAAGGGCAAGGCCTTAGAACAGAAAGATGAAGCCTCTGAACAGGACAAGGCCCCAGAAGAGAAGGACAAGGCCCAGAAGGACCAGGCCCCAGAACAGAAGGACCAGGACTTAGCACAAAAATACTGGGCCCTCGAACAGAAGGCTGAAGCTCTGGAACAAACCATTAAGGCCGCTGAACAAAAAGATAAGTTTCTGGAAGAGAAGGACAAAACTCAGGAGCAGGAGAGCCCTGTGCAGGAGGATAAAACCATGGCACCGAAGGAGAAGATCCTAGAGGAAAAATCTCCAGAAAAAGTCAAGGCTGTGGAACAGAAAGAAGAAGCTGTGCTGGAGAAGAGCAAAGCTCTGGGGCTGGAAGAGAGCCCAGTGCAGGAGGACAAGGcccgggagcaggaggagaagtacCGGAAAGAGCAGGATGTGGTCCAGGAGTGGCGAGAAACATCTCCAAGCAGTAGCGAACCGGCTGCAGAACAGAAGGAGCCTGTGCGGACATGGGAGGACACATCTCCTGAGCAGGAGGACACGTactggaggggcagggaggatgtGGTCCTGGGGCAGGACGCGTACTGGCAGGAGCTGAGCTGTGAGCGGAAGGTCTGGTTCCCTCATGAGCTGGGGGGCCCCGGAGCCCGGCCACGGTACACAGAAGAGCGGGAGAGCACCTTCCTCGATGAGGGGCCGGATGATGAGCAGGAAGTGCCCCCCTTGGAGCACACACCCCAGAGTCCCTGGGCCTCGGACTTCAAGGGCTTTCAGGAGCCCGCACCACAGAAGGGACTGGAGGTGGAGCGCTGGCTTGCGGAGTCACCAGTCGGACTGCCACCGGAGGAAGAGGACAAGCTGACCCGCTCCCCCTTTGAGATCATCTCTCCTCCGGCCTCCCCGCCGGAGATGGCTGGACAGAGGGTTCTGCCGGCCCCGGGGCAAGAGAGCCCCATCCCAGATCCTAAGCTCCTGCCACCTGTGAGGGATGAACCCACCACCCGCTCCTGGCTGGCTGACATCCCACCATGGGTGCCCAAGGAcagacccctgccccctgcacccctctccccagctcctgcGCCCCCGACGCCTGCCCCAGAGCCACACACTCCTGCGCCCTTCTCCTGGGGCACAGCCGAGGAGGAGGGTGTGgtggctgcagtgcaggaggggGCAGCTGAGCTGGAAGGCGGGCCGTACTCCCCACTAGGGAAGGACTACCGCAAGGCcgaaggggaaagggaagaagaagcGGGGGTTCCTGACCACAGCCCCCGGAGCTCACAGGTCCCCAAGGCCAGCGAGAGCCATGCCTCTGAGGAGCCCGAGCAGACCGAGCCAGAGCAGAGAGAGCCCACTCCCTATCCGGACGAGCGGAGCTTCCAGTACGCAGACATCTACGAGCAGATGATGCTCACGGGGCTGGGCCCCGCCTGCCCCACTAGAGAGCCTCCTCTTGGAGCCGCTGGGGACTGGCCCCCCCACATCTCAACCAAGGAGGAAGCTGCTGGCCGAGACACGCCTGCAGAGAAGGAGCTTTCATCTCCTGTCTCACCCCACCGCCTCCAATTCGACACTCCAGCCTTCAGCTATGCAGCTCTGGCGGGACCCACTGTGCCCCCCAGGCAGGAGCCTGAGCCGGAGCCAGGCATGGACCCCAGCCTCACCCCACCTGCGGTACCCCCCCGTGCTCCTATCCCCCAGAGCCAAAGCCCAAGCCCGCCACTGAATGGTCACATCCTGAGCTGCAGCCCAGATCGGAGAACCCCCTCCCCCAAGGAACCAGGCCGTGGTCCCTGGGATGACAGCCCGAGTGATTCGGAGCTGGAGAAGGGGGCTCGGGAGCAACCTGAAAAAGAGGCCCAGTCCCCAAGTCCCCCGTACCCCACGCCTGCTGGCCCCTCCGCCTTGTGGCCCGAAAGCGAGGCACGTACCAGCCCTTCCTCAGACTCACACCTGGGTCCTGCGCGACCCAGCCTGGACTTCCCTGCGTCAGCCTTTGGCTTCTCCTCACTGCAGCCGGCGCCTCCACAGCTGCCCTCCCCAGCGGAACCCCGCTCGGCACCCTGTGGGTCGCTTGCCTTCTCTGGGGACCGGGCTTTGGCTCTGGCTCCAGGACCCCCCACCAGAGCCCGGCATGATGAGTACCTCGAAGTGACCAAGGCCCCCAGCCTGGACTCTTCACTGCCCCAGCTCCCGTCACCCGGATCTCCCGGCGCCCCTCTCCTCTCCAGTCTGCCAAGGCCTGCCTCTCCCGCCCTGTCTGAAGGCTCCTCCTCGGAGGCCACCACACCTGTGATTTCAAGCGTGGCTGAGCGCTTCCCTCCCTGTCTGGGAGCTGCAGAACCAGGGTCCGGAGAGCTGGTCCCAGGAATGGAGGCTGCTGCCCATGACCTCTGGGACCTCGCTCCTCTGAGCCCAGCACCTCCAGCGTCCCTGGACTTGGCCCCAGCTCCGGCTCCGAGCCTGCCCGGGGACATGGATGACGGCACCCTGCCCTGTCGCCTGGAGTGCTCGGGGGCAGCTGCCAAGAAGCCAAGCCCCTCCCAGGGTCCCTCCGGGGATGGTGCCACCAATGGTCCAACTGAAACCAGCCCCAAGCCCCCGGGCCCTGCCCCGGCCGAGGCTGAGGCCTGCCCTGCCTGGGAGCGTGGCGCCTGGCCTGAGGGAGCCGAGAGGAGCCCCCGACCTGACACGCTGCTGTCTCCTGAGCAGCCGCCGTGTCCTGGAGCAGCCCCTGGAGACCAGCCTAGAAGCAGCTCCCCAGAGACGGAGGCTGGGCCCCAGGGCTGTGCTGCTGAACCCCGGGCCCACCGCGGGGAGctctccccctccttcctgaACCCTCCTCTGCCTCGGTCCACGGATGACAGCGACCCCTCAACTGAGGAGGCGCGGCTGGTAGGGAGAGGGGGGCGGCGCCGGGCGGGAGCCCCAGGGGCCACAGGGGGCCCGTGCCCCATGGCAGATGAGACACCCCCAACGTCAGCCAGCGACTCAGGCTCCTCACAGTCAGATTCTGATGTTCCGCCAGAAACTGAGGAGTGTCCATCCATCACGGCTGAGGCAGCCCTCGACTCAGATGAAGATGGGGACTTCCTACCTGTGGACAAAGCTGGTGGGGTCAGTGGGACTCACCATCCCAGGCCCGGCCATGACCCGCCCCCGCTCCCCCAGCCAGACCCTCGGCCAGCCCCTCCCCGACCTGACGTGTGCATGGCTGATCCCGAGGGGCTCAGCTCAGAGTCTGGAAGGGTAGAGAGGCTACGGGAGAAGGAGAAGGCACAGGGGAGAGCTGGTCGCAGGGCCCCAGGCAGGGCCAAGCCAGCATCTCCTGCCCGCCGTCTGGATCTTCGGGGAAAACGCTCACCCACCCCTGGTAAAGGGACTACAGATCGAGCCTCCCGGGTCCCACCCCGGCCACGCAGCACTCCAAGCCAGGTCACCCCAGCAGAGGAAAAGGATGGACACAGCCCCATGTCCAAAGGCTTAGTCAACGGACTCAAGGCAGGACCAA CGGCCTTGGGTTCCAAGGGCGGCTCTGGTGCCCCTGTCTATGTGGATCTTGCCTACATCCCGAATCACTGCAGCGGCAAGACTGCCGACCTTGACTTCTTCCGACGAGTGCGTGCATCCTACTATGTGGTCAGTGGGAACGACCCTGCCAACGGCGAGCCAAGCAGGGCTGTGCTGGATGCCCTGCTGGAGGGCAAGGCCCAGTGGGGGGAGAATCTTCAG GTGACTCTGATCCCTACTCATGACACGGAGGTGACGCGTGAGTGGTACCAGCAGACccatgagcagcagcagcagctgaacgTTCTAGTCCTGGCCAGCAGCAGCACCGTGGTCATGCAGGACGAGTCCTTCCCTGCCTGCAAGATTGAGTTCTGA